The following proteins come from a genomic window of Nostoc sp. ATCC 53789:
- a CDS encoding NF041680 family putative transposase has product MILTQLEKFRQGIYDCLGKAKDAVFELMDAVLTSPSIPSFVSLSQSPVFRRQWSSIYAALHDSRPPKRKLMKLLVQEVVTDEQPFLAGDHSFWARPEAKTLKERTFHGDSRGSIGIGQSYSTLAWIPEADGSWALPLKHERITSFETPTSKAAFQLKQITRELGKRPLAAYDRGYGNAKFVQATEKIDADLLLRLASNRCVWGTPGTYKGRGAPCKHGHKFKFNDSETWAEVTETLEVEDPQVGRVKVMRWSGFHFLQSPNRAMEIIRVEVIQPVGRNRKFQPLWLAWLGQTMPPLEDLWQKYLRRFALEHWYRFAKQRLYWTQPQLGSTQAAERWSDLMPLLTWQLWLARLACIDSPLPWQSTQDKLSPGRVAQAFPLILATIGTPAQPPKTRGKSPGRAQGHQPPSRKRYPTVKKHASKKPKTEESLKNADLTAA; this is encoded by the coding sequence ATGATCCTGACACAACTAGAAAAATTCCGCCAAGGTATCTACGATTGTTTGGGAAAGGCCAAAGATGCAGTATTTGAATTGATGGATGCAGTATTAACAAGTCCGAGTATCCCATCGTTTGTAAGCTTGTCACAAAGCCCAGTATTTCGACGGCAATGGTCGAGCATTTATGCAGCACTACATGATAGTCGTCCACCAAAAAGAAAACTGATGAAGCTACTGGTACAGGAGGTAGTGACGGATGAACAGCCATTTCTAGCAGGAGATCATAGCTTTTGGGCAAGACCAGAAGCGAAGACACTAAAAGAAAGAACTTTTCATGGGGACTCCAGGGGAAGCATAGGCATCGGACAAAGTTACAGTACGTTAGCGTGGATACCAGAAGCGGATGGGAGTTGGGCATTGCCGTTAAAGCACGAACGGATCACCAGCTTTGAAACGCCAACAAGTAAAGCCGCATTCCAACTTAAACAAATAACCCGTGAGTTAGGCAAAAGACCGCTTGCTGCTTATGACCGAGGCTACGGCAACGCCAAATTTGTCCAAGCCACGGAGAAGATTGACGCAGACCTGTTGCTGCGTTTAGCTTCTAACCGATGCGTATGGGGTACACCCGGTACTTACAAAGGACGAGGCGCACCGTGTAAACATGGTCATAAGTTTAAGTTCAATGACTCGGAAACTTGGGCAGAGGTAACTGAAACTCTAGAAGTTGAAGACCCGCAAGTTGGTCGAGTAAAAGTCATGCGCTGGAGTGGGTTTCATTTTCTTCAATCTCCAAACCGGGCAATGGAAATCATTCGCGTCGAGGTGATCCAACCAGTTGGACGCAATCGTAAGTTCCAACCCTTATGGCTAGCTTGGTTGGGTCAGACAATGCCTCCATTAGAGGATCTCTGGCAAAAATACCTCCGCCGCTTTGCTCTAGAACATTGGTATCGATTTGCCAAGCAGAGGTTATATTGGACACAGCCTCAGCTTGGCTCTACTCAGGCAGCAGAGCGATGGAGTGACCTGATGCCATTGTTAACTTGGCAATTATGGCTAGCTAGACTTGCCTGTATTGATTCCCCCTTGCCTTGGCAATCGACTCAGGATAAACTGTCTCCAGGACGCGTAGCACAAGCCTTTCCTCTAATTTTAGCCACTATTGGCACTCCTGCTCAACCCCCGAAAACTCGCGGTAAATCACCTGGGCGTGCCCAAGGGCATCAGCCACCTTCGCGTAAGCGTTATCCCACTGTCAAAAAACACGCATCTAAAAAACCTAAAACCGAAGAATCACTTAAGAACGCTGATCTAACTGCTGCTTAG
- a CDS encoding protein phosphatase 2C domain-containing protein, translating into MISTQLTIYCINPGCNSPINPIGDRVCASCQTPLVHRYLWATGSLSAQITPGTKVADRYGVITRQIWLDTQPGLPPDVPEELPKEVIPYLRLYQERLHLPQAYGFASDGEEDTTDILLLENVPIDDTGNIYPTIVEAWEQATAVRQVYWLWQILQLWTPLSELGLSRSLLVVDNLRVQGWCVRLLELYQTPEDEKLSLKNLGECWQFWVASAKTSVAKGLQNIVQDMCETEIELDDVATQLNGLLLASAAEFPLVLKVAGFTDIGPIMAQNEDACYPNTLNDLDEPLFSHLSIVCDGIGGHEGGEVASRLAVQSVKLQIRALLAEVTEQAALVSPELLQEQLEASLRVVNNVICARNNEQKRQGKERMATTIVMALQVPQRVQTSTGWQSNNTHELYLANVGDSRAYWITRNYCQLLTVDDDVATREVRFAKSLYRKALIRTDATALTQALGTRNAESLRLKIQRFIVEEDGILLLCSDGLSDNNRVEQYWQDYAIPVLKDQMTVEDAVRNWINLANEKNGRDNTSVVLTHCRVSPEYLVPVTPALPEEIIEAEIQEEQEEQEELEEQQELEEQQELEEQQEQEELISFTESPQTLLDLDLGLDLDLDLHLDTSEESVTSPEIPPTLITKPNRGKRLVMLGGILALLVGGTSLGLFAWWQINPQGFQQMCRQLPQKVQQLCPPGN; encoded by the coding sequence ATGATTTCTACTCAACTGACAATTTATTGTATAAATCCAGGCTGTAATAGCCCCATTAACCCTATTGGAGATCGTGTTTGTGCAAGTTGCCAAACTCCCTTGGTTCACCGCTATCTTTGGGCTACTGGCTCATTGTCTGCTCAAATTACACCAGGCACAAAAGTAGCAGATAGATATGGAGTAATTACTCGCCAGATTTGGCTGGATACTCAACCAGGACTACCACCAGATGTCCCTGAAGAATTACCGAAGGAAGTAATTCCTTATCTACGGTTATATCAAGAACGGTTACATCTGCCCCAAGCTTATGGGTTTGCTAGTGATGGTGAGGAAGATACAACTGATATCTTGTTATTAGAAAATGTGCCGATAGATGACACAGGAAATATCTATCCAACTATTGTTGAGGCTTGGGAGCAAGCAACGGCGGTACGACAAGTTTATTGGCTGTGGCAAATTCTTCAACTTTGGACACCTTTATCAGAATTAGGACTTAGCCGCAGTTTACTGGTGGTAGACAACTTGAGAGTCCAAGGTTGGTGTGTGCGACTGTTAGAACTCTACCAAACACCAGAAGATGAGAAGCTGAGTTTAAAAAATCTGGGGGAGTGTTGGCAGTTTTGGGTAGCTTCTGCAAAGACATCAGTAGCTAAAGGGTTGCAGAACATAGTCCAGGATATGTGTGAAACGGAAATTGAGTTGGATGATGTTGCTACTCAACTCAATGGTTTATTACTAGCATCTGCGGCAGAATTTCCACTAGTTTTGAAGGTGGCAGGTTTTACAGATATTGGCCCAATTATGGCGCAAAATGAAGACGCTTGCTACCCGAATACTTTGAATGACTTAGATGAGCCTTTATTCTCCCACTTGTCAATTGTTTGTGATGGCATTGGTGGGCACGAAGGCGGCGAGGTTGCCAGTAGATTGGCAGTGCAGTCTGTAAAGTTGCAAATTCGCGCCTTACTAGCGGAGGTTACAGAACAAGCTGCACTTGTATCACCAGAGTTATTGCAGGAACAATTAGAAGCAAGCTTACGGGTGGTAAATAATGTGATTTGTGCCCGCAATAACGAACAAAAACGTCAAGGTAAAGAACGTATGGCTACAACCATTGTCATGGCGTTGCAAGTTCCACAGCGAGTACAGACAAGTACTGGGTGGCAATCAAATAATACCCATGAACTTTACTTGGCTAATGTTGGCGATAGCCGTGCCTATTGGATTACTCGCAACTATTGTCAGCTACTCACAGTAGATGATGATGTGGCGACGCGAGAAGTCCGCTTTGCCAAAAGTTTGTATCGAAAAGCATTAATAAGAACAGATGCTACTGCCTTAACTCAAGCGTTGGGAACAAGAAATGCAGAATCTTTACGTCTTAAGATTCAGCGATTTATTGTGGAAGAAGATGGCATATTACTACTGTGTTCTGATGGGTTAAGTGATAATAACAGGGTGGAACAATATTGGCAAGATTATGCAATACCCGTGTTAAAAGACCAGATGACAGTTGAAGATGCTGTCCGCAACTGGATTAACTTGGCAAACGAAAAAAATGGGCGTGATAATACGTCAGTTGTTCTCACTCATTGCCGTGTTTCTCCCGAATACTTAGTACCTGTGACTCCGGCGTTACCAGAAGAAATCATAGAAGCAGAGATACAAGAAGAACAAGAAGAACAAGAGGAATTAGAGGAACAACAGGAATTAGAGGAACAACAGGAATTAGAGGAACAACAGGAACAAGAGGAATTAATTTCCTTCACAGAAAGTCCGCAAACTTTGCTAGATTTGGATCTAGGTTTGGATCTAGATTTGGATCTACATTTAGATACTTCAGAGGAATCAGTTACAAGCCCAGAAATTCCACCAACCTTAATTACAAAACCTAATCGGGGTAAACGCTTGGTAATGCTGGGGGGAATATTGGCGTTGCTTGTAGGAGGTACAAGTTTAGGATTATTTGCTTGGTGGCAAATTAATCCTCAAGGATTCCAGCAAATGTGTCGGCAACTTCCTCAAAAAGTGCAGCAATTGTGTCCACCGGGGAATTAG
- a CDS encoding NfeD family protein, with translation MPSLTLIWLLAGAVLCLMELFLPSAFVAFMMGISAFVVALLSGVGLGNVWLQVVVWLLLSTFLIVLSRRFLQPRRRKSKIQDAVIAETLTEIPPGKTGRVLYEGNSWQARCDYDKFTVAPHQRVYVVRREGTTLIVIPENLLNS, from the coding sequence ATGCCAAGTTTGACCTTAATCTGGCTTCTGGCGGGAGCAGTTTTGTGTCTCATGGAACTGTTCTTACCATCGGCGTTTGTCGCCTTCATGATGGGAATTAGCGCTTTTGTGGTGGCGCTGCTGTCTGGAGTGGGTTTGGGAAATGTATGGTTGCAAGTTGTAGTTTGGCTATTACTTTCCACATTCCTAATCGTGCTTTCTCGTCGGTTTTTGCAACCACGACGACGCAAATCAAAAATTCAGGATGCAGTCATAGCCGAAACTTTAACAGAAATTCCGCCTGGTAAAACAGGGCGGGTATTGTATGAGGGAAATTCCTGGCAAGCACGATGTGACTATGACAAATTTACTGTAGCACCCCATCAAAGAGTTTATGTGGTTAGGAGAGAGGGTACTACTTTGATTGTGATACCAGAAAATTTGTTGAATTCTTAG
- a CDS encoding SPFH domain-containing protein, translating to MEQFFLLVLLALGGSAVAGSVKVVNQGNEALVERLGSYNKKLEPGLNVIFPFIDKIVYKETIREKVLDIPPQQCITRDNVGIEVDAVFYWRIVDMEKAWYKVENLQAAMINMVLTQIRAEMGQLELDQTFTARSHISELLLRDLDVATDPWGVKVTRVELRDIIPSQAVRESMELQMSAERRKRAAILTSEGEREAAVNSARGKADAQLLDAEARQKSTILQAEAEQKAIILKAQAERQQQVLKAQAIAESADIIAQKLQTNPNANKAVEVLFALGYLDMGATIGKSDSSKVLFIDPRTIPAAFEGMRSVISNGQVDSNELFSKQIPGLENNRPS from the coding sequence ATGGAACAGTTTTTTTTGCTCGTACTTTTAGCCCTTGGTGGTTCTGCCGTCGCGGGATCTGTGAAAGTCGTCAATCAGGGCAATGAAGCTTTGGTGGAAAGATTGGGTAGTTATAACAAAAAACTGGAACCAGGACTAAACGTGATCTTTCCTTTCATAGATAAAATTGTCTACAAAGAAACTATCCGCGAAAAAGTCTTAGATATTCCTCCACAACAGTGTATCACCCGCGACAATGTTGGCATTGAGGTAGATGCAGTGTTTTACTGGCGCATCGTGGATATGGAAAAAGCCTGGTACAAGGTAGAAAATCTCCAGGCTGCAATGATAAATATGGTGCTAACTCAAATTCGCGCTGAAATGGGGCAACTGGAGTTGGATCAAACTTTTACTGCTCGTTCTCACATTAGTGAACTTTTGCTACGGGATTTGGACGTTGCTACCGATCCTTGGGGTGTGAAAGTGACACGGGTAGAACTGCGAGATATTATTCCATCTCAGGCAGTGCGAGAATCGATGGAATTGCAAATGTCGGCAGAACGACGCAAACGGGCAGCAATTTTAACTTCTGAGGGTGAACGCGAAGCTGCTGTCAATAGCGCCAGAGGTAAAGCTGACGCGCAACTTCTGGATGCGGAAGCTCGTCAAAAATCGACAATTCTGCAAGCGGAAGCTGAACAAAAGGCGATCATTTTGAAGGCTCAAGCGGAACGTCAGCAGCAAGTTTTGAAAGCGCAGGCGATCGCAGAATCAGCAGACATTATTGCCCAAAAACTCCAGACTAATCCCAATGCCAATAAAGCAGTGGAAGTTCTGTTTGCTTTGGGCTATCTGGATATGGGCGCGACAATTGGTAAAAGTGATAGCAGCAAGGTCTTGTTTATAGATCCACGTACTATCCCTGCTGCTTTTGAAGGTATGCGTTCCGTTATCTCAAATGGTCAGGTTGACTCTAACGAGTTATTTTCTAAGCAAATACCAGGATTAGAAAATAACCGCCCTAGTTAA
- a CDS encoding pentapeptide repeat-containing protein, whose product MKVKRQRITVEELLSRYAAGERDFSKVIIEDSREGLLRGLDLSNINLEASILIIDLSGAILRNDLDNADFSEVNLYG is encoded by the coding sequence ATGAAGGTCAAAAGACAAAGAATTACTGTTGAAGAATTGTTGAGTAGATATGCTGCTGGAGAGCGAGATTTCTCGAAAGTTATCATTGAGGACTCCCGTGAAGGATTGCTCAGAGGTCTTGACCTCAGTAACATCAATCTGGAGGCTTCCATCCTCATTATTGACCTTAGTGGTGCTATTTTGAGGAACGACCTCGATAATGCCGATTTTAGCGAAGTTAACCTCTATGGGTGA